ATGTGAACCTCCTAAAACAAGTGGCTTTCCAGTGATAAAACCTGGGGAATTAAATTCATACGACTATACTCATCCATCATCCAAGCCATGATTTGTGAGTTTGTAAAAACATCGGGAGCAGGGATATCTTTAGTGGGTCCGACAATTTGACTAATGGCTCTAACATATCCACGACTTAGTCTTTCTAATTCCCTAAAAGACATTTTACGCGGGTCACAAACAATACCACCTTTTCCACCACCATAAGGTAAATCTACGATTCCACATTTTAAACTCATCCAAATGGAAAGAGCTTTGACTTCTGTTTCCGTTACATCTGGATGAAATCGTATACCTCCTTTGGTTGGTCCTACAGCATCATTATGTTGTGCCCGGTAGCCAGTAAAAATTGAAACAGAACCATCGTCCATTCGAACAGGAATCTGGACTTTCATCATTCTCATTGGTTCTTTAAGTAGTTCATACACTTCTTCAGGATATCCTAGCTTTTCTAACGCATTATGTATAACAATTTGTGTTGATTTCAACACATCATGTGTCTTTTCTCCAGATTCTGTGTGTTTTTTGGCTACCATTATGTTGTTACCTCCTACAATGAATTCAGTTGATAATCTTTCATGACATAGTATACACCTTAACAACTTTTCTGGAAAGAATAAAAGAATAGAATCAGACTATAAATGTAAGCGATTTCAAACAGGCGGAATTAGTCTATAAAACAGGGACAATCATTTTGAATGTCCCTTAAACTACGCTTAATTTTTAAAAAGGTTAAAGTGTGTAGTAATCGTTTCAACAGCATTATCATCCATTATATTTTGCCCGTATTCTCCAAGGAATTCTGGGGTTATCGGAGTCGAACTACCATACTCAGCTAATATGGCGATTAATGAATCTAAATTAACCAATTCAGGAATATCTTTTATCCATAAGTAATATCTCCCTTGATATAGAAAGAGTGTACCACCAGTTACTTGGATAGTTGATAAAACATGACCTAGTCGAATGACATCTTCAAATTGATCAAATCCATATAGTACAGCATTTCTTTCATCAAGCATTACTTGCATTTCAATAACATCATCGATGAACTCTTCATCCAATGTATCTATTTGACTTTTTGTTACAATAATTACCATCCCTTGTGCTTGAAGAGAGAATACTTCAATAGCTATGGGACCATTCGGTTCAAAGCCCAACTCTTCACTAGCTTCATTCATCATGTCTTGGAAAAGCTGATGTACCTTGAGCGAATCTCGCCACAAATCTTCCCTAGATAATCCCCTATCCATCAAATCATCTAATGTTAAAAAAATCTTTATTTTATCATAATTCAAGCGCTCAAGTCGCATCCTTTTCCCTCCCAGCAGTTGAAAACTCTCAAACGTTTCTACACTATTGTATGAAAAATGAGCGAGATGGTTCTTAAGTTAATAACAGTTTACAACCTTCCATTCAATAAGACAAGGCTTATTGCTTGTACATCCCTTAGTTAGCTTTCATAATGGTCAATTGATGGGTTTCACTTTTGGCACCTATTCGCATTGGAATACCTGTTGTACCGTATCCATTACTCACTAAAACAGCAGTATGACCATAAT
This portion of the Bacillus carboniphilus genome encodes:
- a CDS encoding genetic competence negative regulator encodes the protein MRLERLNYDKIKIFLTLDDLMDRGLSREDLWRDSLKVHQLFQDMMNEASEELGFEPNGPIAIEVFSLQAQGMVIIVTKSQIDTLDEEFIDDVIEMQVMLDERNAVLYGFDQFEDVIRLGHVLSTIQVTGGTLFLYQGRYYLWIKDIPELVNLDSLIAILAEYGSSTPITPEFLGEYGQNIMDDNAVETITTHFNLFKN